The window GCTCAGCAGATCGGCGCCGCAGTCTTCGGGATGACGGCGATGGCTCAACCGCTCCAGCTGCCGTTGCTGGCTGGGGCGCAGACCACGGCAACGCCCGCCGAGGTGGGATTGCTTCAACGGTTCAACAACCAGGCGCCTGCCGAGCGCAGACCCAGAGAGAGCCCTGGCAGGCGCGTTAAATAAGTTGCCCGTCGCAACTGGAAGGCCAGGGGGCCAGCCAGGGTGAGCCCCATGCCGGTGAGGGTGGCGTCACCGACACCGAGGCTTAGCATTTCGCCTCGGTCCTCGAACTGAAAGGGTTGCGGCTTTTCCTCCACCCGCAGCTTTGCGATGGCTGCGGCAGTGGCATCGCCTTGCTGCATCGCCACCTGGGCGCTGGCTGGCCATGGGCTGCCTGGTCGGGCTGAGAGATCCCCGAGGGCGAACGTGTTGGCACAGCCCACCAGGCGCAGGTCATCGTCAACGGCCAGACGCCCTCGTTCCAGCACAGGTGTGGGTGAGATGGCGGGGATGGAGGGGCTGCTCCCTGCGGTCCAGACCAAGCCTGAATGACGCAGAACAGCACCATTGGCAAGAACAGCAGTGCTGGACTTCACTTCGCTCACGCTGGTGTTCAGTTGGAGGACCACCCCTTTGCGTTCCAGCGCGGCCTGGGCCCGCTCCCGATTGAACGCTGTGCTGCTGGGGAGGATTTCATCGCCCATCTCCACGAGTCGAATGCTGGCAGCACCGTCGATCAGATCTGCCAGCTTGCAGGCCAGTTCCACGCCGGTGGGTCCCGCGCCAACAATGATCAGACCAGCATCCTCAACCCGTTGCTGTTGCAGGTTGTTTAGCCATTGCTTGAGCCGCCTCACATCGTTGAGGTCACGGAAGCT is drawn from Synechococcus sp. MU1643 and contains these coding sequences:
- a CDS encoding NAD(P)/FAD-dependent oxidoreductase → MRSPSSPSDAVVIVGGGFGGLFTALALQRRQPNCPIVLIEPRDRFLFQPLLYELLSDELQGWEVAPRYDQLLNNGICWIKDSVVGIDQISQSIELEAGDSLSWSQLVLATGSKVNDFGIPGVKEHSSSFRDLNDVRRLKQWLNNLQQQRVEDAGLIIVGAGPTGVELACKLADLIDGAASIRLVEMGDEILPSSTAFNRERAQAALERKGVVLQLNTSVSEVKSSTAVLANGAVLRHSGLVWTAGSSPSIPAISPTPVLERGRLAVDDDLRLVGCANTFALGDLSARPGSPWPASAQVAMQQGDATAAAIAKLRVEEKPQPFQFEDRGEMLSLGVGDATLTGMGLTLAGPLAFQLRRATYLTRLPGLSLGLRSAGAWLLNR